A region from the Chelonoidis abingdonii isolate Lonesome George chromosome 10, CheloAbing_2.0, whole genome shotgun sequence genome encodes:
- the CASP8 gene encoding caspase-8 isoform X1, giving the protein MDFHKLLYTISEALATEDLVALKFLSLEHIPLRKQEGIRDPEALFLALEEKGMMEEDNLSFLKELLFRINRIDLLTDKLSSSREEMERELQIPGRAKVSQFRYLLFQLSENITTDELKSLKFLLIKELPKCKLDNEMTLINVFIEMEKKGLLAEENLEILKTICEKIDKSLLKKIEEYELDRNVEMYITEEPGGQTRVSEGITHVSHEQTAGPFKVRDSLWPSQTASDSPGIQEEIQQPDMYKMSSRPRGICLILNNHDFTKARSEVPKLQNIKDRNGTDADAAALRKVFTKLHFEIAEHKDLTAEQIRHTVHVYRNMDHHDRDCFVCCILSHGDKGIVFGTDGQETSIQELTTSFTGMNCPSLAGKPKVFFIQACQGDTFQKGVHIETDSSELDSSVEADARFQLECIPDEADFLLGMATMKDFVSYRSTTQGTWYIQSLCEHLEKSCPRGEDILSILTAVNREVSRKNDRLNQGKQMPQPSFTLRKKLIFPVN; this is encoded by the exons ATGGACTTCCACAAGCTCCTCTACACCATCAGTGAGGCTCTGGCCACAGAAGACCTGGTGGCTCTGAAGTTTCTAAGCCTGGAACACATCCCACTGCGGAAGCAGGAAGGCATCCGTGATCCTGAGGCCTTATTCCTAGCACTTGAGGAAAAGGGCATGATGGAGGAAGACAATCTGTCCTTCTTAAAGGAGCTGCTGTTCAGGATAAACCGCATAGACCTTCTGACTGATAAACTGAGCTCCAGcagagaggagatggagagggagCTTCAAATTCCAGGGCGGGCAAAGGTATCTCAGTTCAG GTACCTGCTCTTCCAGCTCTCAGAAAACATAACAACAGATGAGTTGAAATCTTTGAAGTTTCTTCTGATCAAAGAGCTTCCGAAGTGTAAGCTGGACAATGAGATG ACACTGATCAATGTTTTCATTGAGATGGAGAAGAAGGGGCTACTGGCAGAAGAAAACCTAGAAATCCTCAAGACTATTTGTGAGAAAATTGACAAAAGCCTTCTGAAGAAAATTGAAGAGTATGAATTAGACCGAAATG TGGAAATGTACATCACGGAAGAACCTGGAGGCCAAACAAGAGTCTCTGAAGG AATTACACACGTGTCTCACGAGCAGACTGCTGGACCTTTTAAAG TCCGGGACAGCCTTTGGCCTTCTCAGACTGCATCCGATTCTCCAGGCATCCAGGAAGAAATCCAGCAG CCTGACATGTACAAAATGAGCAGCCGGCCCCGTGGAATCTGCCTAATCCTGAACAATCATGACTTTACAAAAGCAAGATCAGAGGTGCCTAAACTTCAAAACATAAAAGACCGGAACGGAACAGACGCCGATGCAG CGGCTCTGAGAAAGGTCTTTACCAAACTTCACTTTGAGATAGCAGAGCACAAAGACCTCACTGCAGAGCAAATCCGTCACACAGTGCACGTCTACAGGAACATGGACCACCATGACCGGGACTGCTTTGTTTGCTGCATCCTCTCCCATGGTGATAAAGGCATCGTATTTGGTACTGATGGGCAGGAAACATCCATCCAGGAACTAACCACTTCTTTCACTGGCATGAACTGCCCCTCACTTGCTGGAAAACCAAAAGTGTTCTTCATTCAGGCCTGCCAAGGTGACACATTCCAGAAAGGGGTACATATAGAAACAGATTCTTCAGAGCTGGATTCTTCTGTAGAGGCAGATGCAAGATTTCAACTGGAGTGCATTCCAGAtgaggcagacttcctgcttgGAATGGCCACCATGAAGGATTTTGTTTCCTACAGAAGTACAACCCAGGGCACTTGGTATATACAGTCACTGTGTGAGCACTTGGAGAAGAGCTGTCCACG AGGAGAGGATATTCTCTCGATCCTGACAGCAGTGAACCGGGAGGTGAGCAGGAAGAATGACAGGCTGAACCAAGGGAAGCAGATGCCACAGCCCAGTTTCACACTCAGGAAAAAACTCATCTTCCCGGTCAACTGA
- the CASP8 gene encoding caspase-8 isoform X2: MDFHKLLYTISEALATEDLVALKFLSLEHIPLRKQEGIRDPEALFLALEEKGMMEEDNLSFLKELLFRINRIDLLTDKLSSSREEMERELQIPGRAKVSQFRYLLFQLSENITTDELKSLKFLLIKELPKCKLDNEMTLINVFIEMEKKGLLAEENLEILKTICEKIDKSLLKKIEEYELDRNVEMYITEEPGGQTRVSEVRDSLWPSQTASDSPGIQEEIQQPDMYKMSSRPRGICLILNNHDFTKARSEVPKLQNIKDRNGTDADAAALRKVFTKLHFEIAEHKDLTAEQIRHTVHVYRNMDHHDRDCFVCCILSHGDKGIVFGTDGQETSIQELTTSFTGMNCPSLAGKPKVFFIQACQGDTFQKGVHIETDSSELDSSVEADARFQLECIPDEADFLLGMATMKDFVSYRSTTQGTWYIQSLCEHLEKSCPRGEDILSILTAVNREVSRKNDRLNQGKQMPQPSFTLRKKLIFPVN, translated from the exons ATGGACTTCCACAAGCTCCTCTACACCATCAGTGAGGCTCTGGCCACAGAAGACCTGGTGGCTCTGAAGTTTCTAAGCCTGGAACACATCCCACTGCGGAAGCAGGAAGGCATCCGTGATCCTGAGGCCTTATTCCTAGCACTTGAGGAAAAGGGCATGATGGAGGAAGACAATCTGTCCTTCTTAAAGGAGCTGCTGTTCAGGATAAACCGCATAGACCTTCTGACTGATAAACTGAGCTCCAGcagagaggagatggagagggagCTTCAAATTCCAGGGCGGGCAAAGGTATCTCAGTTCAG GTACCTGCTCTTCCAGCTCTCAGAAAACATAACAACAGATGAGTTGAAATCTTTGAAGTTTCTTCTGATCAAAGAGCTTCCGAAGTGTAAGCTGGACAATGAGATG ACACTGATCAATGTTTTCATTGAGATGGAGAAGAAGGGGCTACTGGCAGAAGAAAACCTAGAAATCCTCAAGACTATTTGTGAGAAAATTGACAAAAGCCTTCTGAAGAAAATTGAAGAGTATGAATTAGACCGAAATG TGGAAATGTACATCACGGAAGAACCTGGAGGCCAAACAAGAGTCTCTGAAG TCCGGGACAGCCTTTGGCCTTCTCAGACTGCATCCGATTCTCCAGGCATCCAGGAAGAAATCCAGCAG CCTGACATGTACAAAATGAGCAGCCGGCCCCGTGGAATCTGCCTAATCCTGAACAATCATGACTTTACAAAAGCAAGATCAGAGGTGCCTAAACTTCAAAACATAAAAGACCGGAACGGAACAGACGCCGATGCAG CGGCTCTGAGAAAGGTCTTTACCAAACTTCACTTTGAGATAGCAGAGCACAAAGACCTCACTGCAGAGCAAATCCGTCACACAGTGCACGTCTACAGGAACATGGACCACCATGACCGGGACTGCTTTGTTTGCTGCATCCTCTCCCATGGTGATAAAGGCATCGTATTTGGTACTGATGGGCAGGAAACATCCATCCAGGAACTAACCACTTCTTTCACTGGCATGAACTGCCCCTCACTTGCTGGAAAACCAAAAGTGTTCTTCATTCAGGCCTGCCAAGGTGACACATTCCAGAAAGGGGTACATATAGAAACAGATTCTTCAGAGCTGGATTCTTCTGTAGAGGCAGATGCAAGATTTCAACTGGAGTGCATTCCAGAtgaggcagacttcctgcttgGAATGGCCACCATGAAGGATTTTGTTTCCTACAGAAGTACAACCCAGGGCACTTGGTATATACAGTCACTGTGTGAGCACTTGGAGAAGAGCTGTCCACG AGGAGAGGATATTCTCTCGATCCTGACAGCAGTGAACCGGGAGGTGAGCAGGAAGAATGACAGGCTGAACCAAGGGAAGCAGATGCCACAGCCCAGTTTCACACTCAGGAAAAAACTCATCTTCCCGGTCAACTGA